The proteins below come from a single Burkholderia sp. PAMC 26561 genomic window:
- a CDS encoding M81 family metallopeptidase, whose amino-acid sequence MKILIARMNHETNTFSPVATPLEAFGRNGPVHGEDAYRENKGMQTAMSAFIDAAENAGAQIVTPVSASANPSGPVAAAAYDAICNAIVDAAQGCDAVMLDLHGAMVAENSNDGEGDLLERVRAALPGAPIAVALDLHANVTQKMIDNADVMVSFKTYPHVDMYECGAHAARLFFDLLEGRSRPVIAWSQPPLMTHTLRSASAAGAMKRAVEAAQAAEREGMLAVSILAGFSLADIAKPCISVVVVGDGDREAAARVAERIGRQIWDEREEFLYRSPSLADSVAEGAALALDADKPVLLLDHGDNCMSGGTCDTMDVYEEAVRQGMTGIVMGPICDPEAVAKLMAAGVGATVTLDVGNKLAGRAAHPHAPVALAGVVRALTDGEYVISGPTYTGQRAYMGRAAVLDLGVAKIVLTERTHEPWDLGVFESVGIDPRRATFLILKSRMYCRPVFVPIAKGLVECDSRGVTSSDFSLFDFGNVQRPVYPLDADVSW is encoded by the coding sequence ATGAAAATCCTGATTGCCCGAATGAATCACGAGACCAACACGTTCTCGCCGGTGGCTACGCCGCTGGAGGCGTTTGGCCGCAACGGTCCGGTTCATGGCGAGGATGCGTATCGCGAGAACAAGGGCATGCAGACTGCGATGTCCGCGTTTATCGATGCCGCTGAAAACGCGGGCGCACAGATCGTCACGCCGGTGTCGGCATCGGCGAATCCGAGCGGGCCTGTCGCGGCGGCTGCCTACGACGCGATCTGCAATGCGATTGTCGACGCCGCGCAGGGTTGCGACGCCGTCATGCTGGATCTCCATGGCGCGATGGTCGCGGAGAATTCGAACGACGGCGAAGGCGACCTGCTCGAACGCGTTCGTGCCGCGCTGCCTGGTGCGCCCATCGCGGTTGCGCTCGATCTGCACGCGAACGTGACGCAGAAAATGATCGATAACGCCGACGTCATGGTCAGCTTCAAGACCTATCCGCACGTGGACATGTACGAATGCGGCGCGCATGCCGCGCGGCTTTTCTTCGATTTGCTGGAGGGACGGTCGCGTCCTGTGATTGCGTGGTCGCAGCCGCCGCTGATGACGCATACGCTGCGCAGCGCGAGCGCGGCCGGCGCGATGAAGCGCGCGGTGGAAGCCGCGCAGGCGGCGGAACGCGAGGGCATGCTGGCCGTTTCCATACTGGCGGGATTTTCTCTCGCTGATATTGCGAAGCCGTGCATCAGCGTGGTCGTGGTCGGCGACGGCGATCGCGAAGCGGCCGCACGCGTGGCCGAGCGTATTGGCCGGCAGATCTGGGACGAGCGCGAGGAATTTCTTTATCGCAGCCCGTCGCTGGCGGATTCCGTGGCGGAAGGTGCGGCGCTCGCTCTAGATGCCGACAAACCGGTCCTCCTCCTCGATCACGGCGACAACTGCATGTCGGGCGGCACATGCGACACCATGGACGTCTATGAGGAAGCTGTCCGTCAGGGCATGACGGGTATCGTGATGGGGCCTATATGCGATCCTGAGGCGGTTGCGAAGCTGATGGCCGCTGGCGTGGGTGCAACCGTCACGCTGGACGTCGGCAACAAGCTTGCCGGGCGTGCCGCGCACCCCCATGCGCCGGTGGCGCTCGCGGGCGTCGTGCGCGCGCTCACCGATGGCGAGTATGTGATCAGCGGACCGACCTACACGGGACAACGCGCGTATATGGGCCGGGCGGCGGTGCTCGATCTCGGCGTCGCGAAGATCGTCCTGACCGAGCGCACGCACGAACCGTGGGATCTCGGCGTGTTTGAAAGCGTGGGTATCGATCCACGGCGTGCCACTTTCTTGATTCTTAAATCGCGGATGTATTGCCGTCCGGTGTTCGTGCCGATAGCAAAGGGTCTGGTCGAATGCGACAGCCGGGGCGTAACCAGTTCGGATTTCAGTTTGTTTGATTTCGGTAATGTGCAGCGGCCGGTTTATCCCTTGGACGCTGATGTGAGCTGGTAG
- a CDS encoding autotransporter-associated beta strand repeat-containing protein — MSKVYRVVWSKSQGAYVVTSELAKSNCKGPSARDVSVSGSGNLAGEIRGISFPKPMVMALATAALFLGDNPAAWAACTATGATVNCTGAANISYANSANNLTVNLLPGASAGVLLGVGGTAMSLTGSNVTLNNAGTIDPSLLGLIGVLSSGTVIGNGGAASTINVTNSGNMNGTGGSINVSLPTLNGMALAVQNTTGGVTNISNSGTIGASTLLDAAVLPSDAPVIAVFGGGQTNVVNTSTGLITGRVGLQASGTPGTGNTFVNAGTINGSVSMGAGSTNTFTAVTGSSVNASGGLGLSLGVVGINVGFAATGVVDGGLGGNNTLVLQNAATGTGAGTTGTGTVASGTYIDFQHLKVNSGTWTLNGPLGGLADTTLAGGVAGFNDNASFGSGALTSAGGTIQANSGGLNVANDATLQAGGLTVQGTNALTMSGVLSGAGGLTKNDSGALTLTGANGYTGGTALNGGSVIAGNAQALGSGAVTVGGAATLDTTAPLTLTNAIGIGSGDALTLAGSNDLTLTGAVSGAGSLIKSGAATVTVAAPATYTGGTTISGGRFALGAGGSLAATGGVDLSGAGASFDISTAVGNQTIGSLGGVAGTSVTLGANTLAFGDATSQTFAGAIGGTGGISKQGSGTETLSGANTFTGGTNINAGTIAIGAGGSLTSTGTVNLNGMGTGFDIAASGANQAIGSLTGVAGSTVSLGASTLTFGDATSHTFGGAVGGAGGIVKQGTGTETLTAANTFTGGTTVNAGTIALGAGGSMAATGAVNTAAAGTGLDISGAAGNQTIGALAGAAGSTVTLGANTLALGDATSQTFGGVIGGTGGIVKQGAGTETLTGANTFSGGATVNAGTLALGTGGSLSSTGAVNTSGAGAGFDISGAGGPQTIGSLAGGAGSTVTLGVNTLTFGDATSQTFGGVIGGTGGIVKQGAGTETLTGANTFTGGTTVNTGTLALGTGGSLASTGAVNTAAAGTVFDISAAAGPQTIGGLSGVAGSAVALGAISLTLGDAGNHVFGGVIGGTGGIVKQGAGTETFTAANTFSGGATINAGTLALGAGGSLASTSAVNTAGIGAGFDISGASGPQTIGSLAGASGSTVTLGANALTLGDSTNQTFGGVISGAGALIRQGAGTETLTGANTFGGGTTINAGTLALGAGGSLASTGAVNVAGSGAGFDISNAAGPQTIGSLAGGSGGTVALGANTLTLGDATNQTFGGAIGGTGGIVKQGSGTETLTGTNTFTGGTTINAGTLAVGAGGSLSPTGGVNVAGAGAAFNIAAGGNQTIGSLAGVAGSTVALGANTLTLGDTTSQTFAGAIGGAGGIVKQGAGTETLTGANTYTGGTTINAGTLAIGAGGSLASSGAVDVAGVGSTLDLTAAGNQTIGSLSGIGGSTVALGGNTLTFGDSTDTTFAGVISGTGGVVKEGSGTATFTGANTYTGDTDINAGTLVVGAGGSLSQAGTVNVGANAGLDLSAGGAQSIGSLHGDAGSTITLGANNLTLGDATNQTFDGAIGGTGGLIKQGTGTQTLTGVNTYTGATTINAGTLALNGSGSLASTGAVDVAAAGAAFDIAGANGNRTIGSLAGVTGSTVALGGNTLTFGNGANLAFGGVIGGTGGIVKEGAGTETLTAAQTFTGGTTVNAGTLALGAGGSLSATGAVNTAALGAGFDMSGASGNQTIGSLAGASGSTVALGGNSLTLGDTTNQTFGGAINGTGGIVKQGSGTETLTGANTFSGGTTINAGTLALGAGGSLSATGAVNTAASGGGFDIAAAGNQTIGSLAGATGSAVTLGANTLTFGDATSQTYGGVIGGTGGIVKQGSGTETLTASNTFTGDTTINAGTLALGAGGSIASSGTVSVAGTGAGLDISAGGNQSIGSLAGVTGSTVTLGGNTLTLGAASDQTFGGVIGGTGGIVKQGSGTEILTGTNTYTGGTTISAGTLQLGNGGTGGSVIGNITNNGTLGIDYSNDLSTGIIVSGTGGLAKDGAGTLTLTGTNTFTGGTTIKDGTLSLGAGGSLSSTGTVNTAASGAGFDISAAGNQVIGSLSGAAGSTVTLGGNSLTLGDVTNQTFGGAINGTGGIVKQGTGTETLTGANTFSGGTTINAGTLALGAGGSLSATGAVNTAAVGAGFDISSATGNQTIGSLAGLTGSTVTLGGNTLTFGDATSQTYGGVIGGAGGIVKQGTGTETLTAANTFTGGTTINAGTLALRAGGSLSSTGVVNTAASGSAFDIAAAGNQTIGSLAGAAGSTVTLGGNTLTLGDATNQTFGGTIGGTGGIVKQGSGNETLAGANTFAGGAVLNAGTLTLGNGAALGTGALTVTGPTSLDSTTAITVANAVNLGTGLTVGGTADLTLSGAVSGAGGLTKDGAANLTLSRSNTYSGGTTLNNGTVTLGSSTALGTGPLTLNSGTLNANGNDLTLGSLNGNSGGGSLELGSGALTVNGGGNFAGTITGAGSLTKGGADTLTLTGDNTYSGGTTINAGTLQLGNGGTTGSVSGNIVDNGTVAFNHSGTITYGGVISGTGGVVKDGSGQLNLNGTSTYSGPTLVNAGTLAVNGSIGNSTVTVNSGGTLGGTGKVGGLIVNTGGTAAPGAANTTLDVGGNVSFAPGSTYQVQVTPQQGNSIDASGTAALGGGTVQVRPSTGTYAPNTTYTILTAGGGVTGTFASTVSSLAFLTPTLGYGPNSVFLTLKPNGNSFADVGTTQNQRAVGTALTAMGPGTPIYDALITQDKPTARIALNNMSGEIHASAKSVLLDDSHYIRDAVSDRMRQALAPSTGPLAALASGPASCLDDAGDRIDGNDKAADITSRGACNLKPRLSPAAWGQAFGSQGRLGSDGNAASVDRSSTGFVIGADTAINDTWRVGAAGGVGHTSFDTSAQDASSSIDSYHLALYGGAQFGALAVRVGSAYTWNHVRVDRSASFAGFSDNPSSSYNAGTAQVFGETGYAIPVGNVALEPFAGLAYVNLHTDGFAESGGAAALQSGNDTQNLVYSTLGVRAATRLELSSSTAITPRAMVGWRHAFGDVTPTSRLAFGASATTFSVAGVPIAHDTAVVEVGLDVSVGKSATVGISYSGQYGGGYRDNAIQGNVMWRF, encoded by the coding sequence ATGAGCAAGGTGTATCGCGTGGTCTGGAGCAAGTCCCAGGGTGCTTATGTCGTTACGTCAGAATTGGCGAAAAGCAATTGCAAAGGACCCTCCGCACGAGATGTATCGGTAAGCGGTTCAGGCAATCTGGCCGGCGAGATCAGAGGTATCAGCTTTCCCAAGCCGATGGTCATGGCATTGGCCACAGCGGCCCTGTTTCTTGGCGACAATCCTGCAGCATGGGCCGCGTGCACAGCGACAGGCGCGACAGTGAACTGCACTGGCGCTGCCAATATTTCGTATGCCAATTCAGCGAACAACTTGACGGTCAACCTGTTGCCAGGCGCGTCGGCGGGCGTGCTGCTTGGCGTCGGCGGAACGGCGATGAGCCTCACCGGAAGCAACGTGACGCTCAATAACGCGGGGACTATCGACCCGAGCTTGCTTGGCTTGATCGGTGTGCTGTCGAGCGGCACGGTCATTGGAAACGGCGGTGCGGCGAGCACGATCAACGTAACCAATAGCGGCAACATGAACGGCACGGGCGGATCGATCAACGTATCGCTGCCCACCCTCAATGGCATGGCGCTCGCTGTGCAGAACACCACGGGCGGCGTTACCAATATCAGTAACTCGGGCACCATCGGAGCATCGACATTGCTCGATGCGGCCGTGCTGCCATCGGACGCGCCGGTCATCGCGGTCTTTGGTGGCGGCCAGACCAACGTGGTCAATACAAGTACCGGACTCATCACAGGCCGCGTCGGCTTGCAGGCTTCCGGCACGCCGGGCACGGGAAACACCTTCGTCAATGCAGGGACGATCAATGGCAGCGTCTCGATGGGCGCAGGCAGCACAAACACCTTCACCGCCGTGACCGGTTCGTCGGTCAATGCGTCCGGTGGCTTGGGACTTTCACTCGGCGTAGTAGGCATCAACGTTGGTTTCGCCGCGACCGGCGTAGTCGATGGCGGTCTCGGCGGCAACAACACCCTCGTGCTTCAGAACGCGGCCACGGGTACAGGCGCGGGAACCACTGGGACGGGGACGGTTGCAAGCGGGACGTATATCGACTTCCAGCATTTGAAGGTCAATAGCGGCACGTGGACATTGAACGGCCCTTTGGGCGGTCTGGCCGACACGACGCTTGCCGGCGGCGTCGCCGGATTCAACGACAACGCGTCGTTCGGCAGCGGCGCGCTTACGTCGGCGGGGGGCACGATCCAGGCGAACTCGGGCGGCCTGAACGTCGCGAACGATGCGACCTTGCAAGCGGGCGGCCTGACGGTCCAGGGAACCAACGCCCTGACGATGTCGGGCGTCCTGTCCGGCGCCGGCGGCCTGACCAAGAACGATTCCGGCGCGCTGACGCTGACCGGCGCCAATGGCTACACCGGCGGCACGGCGCTCAACGGCGGATCGGTCATCGCGGGGAACGCGCAGGCGCTAGGGAGCGGCGCGGTGACTGTCGGCGGTGCGGCGACGCTCGACACAACGGCGCCGCTCACACTGACAAATGCCATCGGCATCGGCTCGGGCGATGCGCTGACGCTTGCGGGATCGAACGACCTGACGCTGACCGGCGCTGTCAGCGGTGCGGGAAGTCTCATCAAAAGCGGCGCGGCGACGGTTACGGTGGCGGCGCCCGCAACCTACACCGGCGGCACGACCATCAGCGGCGGACGCTTCGCGCTGGGCGCGGGCGGCAGCCTCGCCGCGACGGGTGGCGTGGATCTGTCGGGCGCGGGCGCCAGTTTCGATATCTCGACAGCAGTCGGCAACCAGACCATCGGGTCGCTTGGCGGGGTGGCCGGCACGTCGGTGACGCTGGGCGCGAACACGCTGGCTTTCGGCGATGCCACCAGTCAAACGTTTGCGGGTGCCATTGGCGGGACGGGTGGGATCAGCAAGCAAGGAAGCGGCACGGAAACGCTTAGCGGTGCAAATACTTTCACCGGCGGCACGAACATCAATGCGGGAACCATCGCGATTGGCGCGGGCGGAAGTTTGACATCGACGGGCACCGTCAATCTGAACGGCATGGGCACCGGTTTCGACATAGCTGCGTCGGGCGCGAATCAGGCCATCGGGTCACTCACGGGCGTGGCCGGCAGCACGGTGTCGCTCGGCGCAAGTACGCTGACGTTCGGTGATGCCACCAGCCACACCTTCGGCGGCGCGGTTGGAGGCGCGGGCGGCATCGTCAAGCAAGGTACAGGTACTGAAACGCTGACCGCGGCCAATACCTTCACTGGCGGCACGACCGTCAACGCCGGCACGATTGCGCTGGGCGCGGGCGGCAGCATGGCCGCGACGGGCGCCGTGAACACCGCTGCTGCGGGAACGGGGCTGGATATATCGGGGGCGGCCGGCAATCAGACGATCGGCGCGCTGGCAGGTGCGGCGGGCAGCACGGTCACGCTGGGCGCAAACACGCTGGCTTTGGGCGATGCCACCAGTCAAACCTTCGGCGGCGTCATTGGCGGGACGGGTGGCATCGTCAAGCAAGGTGCCGGCACTGAGACGCTGACTGGCGCAAACACCTTTTCGGGCGGCGCGACGGTCAACGCCGGAACACTGGCGCTGGGCACGGGCGGCAGCTTGTCATCGACGGGGGCGGTCAATACGTCCGGTGCCGGAGCGGGCTTCGATATCTCGGGCGCGGGTGGTCCGCAAACCATCGGTTCACTGGCGGGCGGCGCCGGCAGCACGGTGACGCTGGGCGTGAACACGCTCACCTTCGGCGACGCCACCAGTCAAACCTTCGGCGGCGTGATTGGAGGAACGGGCGGTATCGTCAAGCAAGGTGCAGGAACTGAAACGCTTACGGGCGCCAACACATTCACCGGCGGGACAACGGTCAACACCGGAACGCTGGCGTTGGGGACGGGCGGAAGCCTTGCATCGACCGGTGCCGTGAACACTGCGGCGGCCGGCACTGTCTTCGATATTTCCGCTGCTGCTGGTCCGCAAACCATCGGCGGGTTATCCGGGGTGGCGGGCAGTGCGGTCGCGCTCGGCGCCATTTCCCTGACACTCGGCGACGCGGGCAATCATGTGTTCGGCGGCGTTATTGGAGGAACGGGCGGCATCGTCAAGCAGGGTGCGGGCACCGAAACGTTCACTGCCGCGAACACCTTCTCCGGCGGCGCGACGATCAACGCCGGGACACTCGCTTTGGGCGCGGGCGGGAGCCTTGCGTCGACGAGTGCCGTGAACACGGCGGGCATCGGCGCGGGCTTCGATATCTCGGGCGCAAGTGGCCCGCAAACCATCGGTTCACTGGCAGGCGCATCGGGCAGCACGGTCACCTTGGGGGCGAACGCGCTGACCCTCGGCGACTCGACGAACCAGACGTTCGGCGGCGTGATCAGCGGCGCGGGCGCGCTGATCAGACAAGGCGCGGGGACGGAAACGCTCACGGGCGCGAATACCTTTGGTGGCGGCACGACGATCAACGCGGGGACGTTGGCCCTGGGTGCGGGCGGAAGCCTTGCATCGACGGGTGCGGTCAACGTCGCCGGATCGGGCGCGGGCTTCGACATCTCGAACGCGGCTGGTCCGCAAACCATCGGTTCGCTCGCCGGCGGTTCAGGCGGCACGGTCGCGCTGGGCGCCAACACGCTCACATTGGGCGATGCCACGAACCAGACCTTCGGCGGCGCGATTGGCGGGACGGGCGGCATCGTCAAACAAGGTTCGGGCACCGAAACGTTGACCGGTACGAACACATTCACCGGCGGCACGACGATCAACGCCGGCACGCTTGCCGTCGGCGCGGGCGGCAGCCTGTCGCCGACTGGCGGGGTGAACGTGGCAGGCGCCGGCGCGGCCTTCAATATTGCCGCCGGCGGCAACCAGACAATCGGCTCGCTGGCGGGTGTTGCGGGCAGCACGGTTGCCTTGGGCGCCAACACACTCACATTAGGCGACACTACCAGCCAGACTTTCGCCGGCGCAATTGGCGGCGCGGGCGGTATCGTCAAGCAAGGTGCAGGAACTGAAACGCTTACGGGCGCGAACACCTACACGGGCGGCACGACCATCAACGCCGGAACGCTTGCGATAGGCGCGGGCGGCAGCCTGGCATCGTCGGGCGCCGTCGATGTCGCCGGCGTCGGCTCGACGCTGGATCTGACCGCAGCCGGCAACCAGACCATTGGGTCGCTGTCGGGTATCGGCGGAAGCACGGTGGCGCTCGGCGGCAATACGCTGACCTTCGGCGACAGCACCGACACCACCTTCGCGGGCGTGATCAGCGGGACCGGGGGCGTGGTGAAGGAAGGCTCGGGCACGGCGACGTTCACGGGCGCGAACACCTACACCGGCGACACCGATATCAATGCCGGCACGCTCGTCGTGGGCGCGGGCGGCAGCCTGTCGCAGGCGGGGACGGTGAACGTGGGGGCGAACGCGGGACTCGATCTCTCGGCGGGCGGCGCGCAGAGCATCGGTTCGTTGCATGGCGACGCGGGCAGCACGATCACGCTCGGCGCGAACAACCTGACCCTGGGCGACGCCACCAACCAGACCTTCGATGGCGCCATCGGCGGAACGGGCGGCCTGATCAAGCAAGGGACGGGAACGCAGACACTGACGGGCGTGAATACCTACACCGGAGCGACGACGATCAACGCCGGAACGCTCGCGCTGAACGGCAGCGGAAGCCTGGCATCGACGGGCGCGGTGGATGTCGCGGCAGCGGGCGCGGCCTTCGATATCGCCGGCGCGAACGGCAACCGGACCATCGGTTCGCTGGCGGGCGTAACGGGCAGCACGGTCGCGCTGGGCGGCAATACGCTGACCTTCGGCAACGGTGCGAACCTGGCCTTCGGCGGGGTGATCGGCGGGACGGGCGGGATTGTGAAGGAAGGCGCGGGAACCGAGACGCTGACCGCCGCCCAGACCTTCACCGGCGGCACCACGGTCAACGCCGGAACGCTGGCCTTGGGCGCGGGCGGGAGTTTATCGGCGACGGGCGCGGTGAATACGGCCGCACTCGGCGCAGGTTTCGATATGTCCGGCGCGAGCGGCAACCAGACCATCGGATCGCTGGCGGGAGCGTCGGGGAGTACCGTTGCGTTGGGCGGCAATTCGCTGACTCTTGGAGACACCACCAACCAGACGTTCGGCGGCGCGATCAACGGGACGGGCGGAATCGTCAAACAAGGTTCGGGTACCGAAACGTTGACTGGGGCGAACACCTTCAGCGGCGGCACGACGATCAATGCAGGGACACTGGCGCTGGGCGCGGGCGGCAGTCTTTCGGCGACGGGCGCGGTGAACACGGCGGCTTCCGGCGGGGGCTTCGACATTGCGGCGGCCGGCAACCAGACCATTGGATCGCTGGCGGGCGCAACGGGAAGCGCGGTCACATTGGGCGCCAATACGCTCACTTTCGGCGATGCCACCAGTCAGACCTACGGCGGCGTGATCGGCGGAACGGGCGGCATCGTGAAGCAAGGATCGGGCACTGAAACGCTGACGGCCTCGAACACCTTCACCGGCGATACCACCATCAACGCGGGCACGCTCGCGCTCGGCGCGGGCGGCAGCATTGCGTCCAGCGGCACGGTGAGCGTTGCAGGCACCGGCGCAGGTCTCGACATCTCGGCCGGCGGCAACCAGTCGATAGGCTCACTCGCCGGCGTCACCGGCAGCACGGTAACGCTCGGCGGCAACACGCTCACGCTTGGCGCTGCGAGCGACCAGACCTTTGGCGGGGTGATCGGCGGCACGGGCGGTATCGTGAAGCAGGGGAGCGGAACCGAAATTCTCACGGGCACGAACACCTACACTGGCGGTACCACAATCAGCGCCGGGACCTTGCAGCTCGGCAACGGCGGCACGGGCGGCAGCGTGATCGGCAACATCACGAACAACGGGACGCTTGGCATCGATTATTCGAACGACCTGAGCACGGGGATCATCGTGAGCGGGACGGGCGGCCTGGCGAAGGACGGTGCGGGCACGTTGACGCTGACAGGCACGAATACATTTACCGGCGGCACGACGATCAAGGACGGCACGCTGAGCTTGGGCGCGGGCGGCAGTTTGTCATCGACGGGGACGGTGAACACAGCAGCTTCCGGCGCCGGTTTCGATATCTCCGCTGCGGGCAATCAGGTCATCGGATCGCTTTCCGGCGCGGCGGGAAGCACGGTTACGTTGGGCGGCAATTCGCTGACGCTCGGAGACGTCACCAACCAGACGTTCGGCGGCGCGATCAATGGAACGGGTGGCATCGTCAAGCAAGGCACGGGCACCGAGACGCTGACGGGCGCGAACACCTTCAGCGGCGGCACGACGATCAATGCCGGGACACTGGCGCTGGGCGCGGGCGGCAGCCTGTCGGCGACGGGCGCGGTGAACACGGCGGCCGTGGGTGCGGGATTCGATATCTCGAGTGCGACCGGCAATCAGACCATCGGTTCACTGGCAGGGTTGACGGGCAGCACGGTCACACTTGGCGGCAACACGCTCACTTTCGGCGATGCAACCAGTCAGACCTACGGCGGCGTGATCGGCGGAGCGGGTGGCATCGTGAAGCAAGGGACGGGCACCGAAACGCTGACCGCAGCCAACACCTTCACCGGCGGCACCACGATCAACGCTGGAACACTGGCGTTGCGCGCGGGGGGTAGCCTGTCATCGACGGGCGTGGTGAACACGGCAGCTTCCGGTTCGGCCTTCGACATTGCTGCGGCCGGCAACCAAACCATTGGATCGCTTGCGGGCGCGGCGGGCAGCACCGTTACATTGGGCGGCAATACGCTCACCCTTGGAGACGCCACCAACCAGACCTTCGGCGGCACGATCGGCGGGACCGGCGGGATCGTGAAACAAGGCAGCGGCAACGAAACGCTCGCCGGCGCGAACACGTTTGCCGGCGGCGCCGTTCTCAATGCGGGCACGCTGACGCTTGGCAACGGCGCAGCGCTGGGAACGGGTGCATTGACCGTCACCGGCCCCACCTCGCTCGATAGCACGACGGCCATCACCGTTGCCAACGCGGTCAACCTTGGTACGGGCCTGACCGTCGGCGGGACGGCGGATCTGACCTTGAGCGGCGCGGTATCGGGCGCGGGAGGCTTGACGAAGGACGGCGCGGCCAACCTGACGCTGAGCAGATCGAATACCTACAGCGGCGGCACGACCCTCAACAACGGCACCGTCACGCTCGGCAGCAGCACGGCGCTCGGTACGGGACCGCTCACGTTGAACAGCGGCACGCTGAACGCGAACGGTAATGACCTGACGCTGGGCTCGCTCAACGGCAACAGCGGCGGCGGTTCACTCGAACTCGGCTCGGGCGCGCTGACGGTCAACGGCGGCGGCAACTTCGCCGGCACGATCACCGGCGCCGGGTCGCTCACGAAGGGTGGCGCAGATACGCTGACACTGACCGGCGACAACACCTACTCGGGCGGCACGACGATCAACGCCGGCACCTTGCAGCTCGGCAATGGCGGCACGACGGGCAGCGTGAGCGGCAATATCGTCGATAACGGCACGGTTGCGTTCAACCATTCCGGCACCATCACCTATGGCGGCGTGATCAGCGGCACGGGCGGCGTGGTCAAGGACGGATCGGGGCAACTCAACCTCAACGGGACAAGCACGTATTCGGGGCCGACCCTGGTGAACGCGGGTACGTTGGCGGTGAATGGTTCCATCGGCAATTCGACGGTCACCGTGAACAGCGGCGGCACGCTCGGCGGGACCGGCAAGGTCGGCGGCCTGATCGTGAACACAGGCGGCACCGCGGCGCCCGGTGCCGCGAATACGACGCTCGACGTGGGCGGCAACGTCAGCTTCGCGCCGGGTTCCACGTACCAGGTGCAGGTCACGCCGCAGCAAGGCAATTCCATCGATGCAAGCGGCACCGCGGCGCTTGGCGGGGGCACGGTGCAGGTCAGGCCATCGACGGGAACCTATGCGCCGAATACGACCTACACCATCCTTACGGCGGGCGGCGGCGTCACCGGCACGTTCGCCAGTACGGTCTCGAGCCTCGCGTTCCTTACGCCGACACTCGGCTATGGTCCGAACAGCGTCTTCCTGACACTCAAGCCGAACGGCAATTCGTTTGCCGATGTCGGCACCACGCAGAACCAGCGTGCGGTTGGCACCGCGCTCACCGCGATGGGGCCGGGCACGCCGATCTACGACGCGCTCATCACGCAGGACAAACCCACGGCGCGCATCGCGCTGAACAACATGTCGGGCGAGATTCACGCGAGCGCGAAAAGCGTGCTGCTCGACGACAGCCATTACATTCGCGATGCCGTGTCCGACCGCATGCGCCAGGCGCTGGCGCCATCGACAGGGCCGCTGGCAGCGCTCGCATCCGGGCCGGCTTCGTGTCTCGATGATGCCGGCGATCGCATCGATGGCAACGACAAGGCCGCCGACATCACGTCGCGAGGCGCATGCAACCTCAAGCCGCGTCTGTCACCGGCGGCCTGGGGCCAGGCATTCGGTTCGCAAGGCCGGCTTGGCAGCGATGGCAACGCGGCAAGCGTCGATCGCAGCAGCACAGGTTTCGTGATCGGCGCCGATACCGCCATCAACGACACCTGGCGCGTCGGCGCGGCCGGCGGCGTTGGCCATACCTCGTTCGATACCAGCGCGCAGGACGCATCGAGTTCGATCGACAGCTATCACCTCGCGCTGTATGGCGGCGCCCAGTTCGGCGCGCTCGCGGTGCGTGTCGGTTCGGCGTACACGTGGAATCACGTGCGCGTGGACCGCAGCGCGAGCTTCGCGGGCTTCTCCGATAACCCCTCGTCGAGCTACAACGCCGGGACCGCGCAGGTCTTCGGCGAAACCGGTTACGCGATACCCGTTGGCAACGTCGCGCTGGAACCGTTCGCGGGGCTGGCGTACGTGAACCTGCACACCGATGGCTTTGCCGAAAGCGGCGGCGCGGCGGCATTGCAAAGCGGGAACGATACCCAGAACCTCGTGTATTCGACCTTGGGTGTTCGTGCGGCTACACGTCTGGAACTGAGCAGCTCGACGGCTATCACGCCGCGTGCGATGGTCGGCTGGCGTCACGCATTCGGCGATGTCACGCCGACGTCGCGGCTTGCTTTCGGCGCAAGTGCAACGACGTTCTCGGTGGCGGGCGTGCCGATCGCGCATGACACGGCGGTGGTCGAGGTCGGGCTCGACGTGAGTGTTGGCAAGAGCGCCACGGTGGGAATTTCGTATTCCGGCCAGTACGGCGGGGGGTATCGCGATAATGCGATTCAGGGAAATGTGATGTGGCGGTTTTGA